TTAGTTTTATATTTGCCGGTAAATAAATATCTCCCAAAATCGGAATTTCTCCAGCATTAAGTTTAGAAAGATTACCATAATCGCAATCCGTCACGATCCCAACTAACACTTTATTTCCTTCTCTAATATTAATATTATGAACTAAATCGCAAAGAGCAATTTTTTCTGCATTTTCTTCTAAATCGAGCCAGTAATGTTGATGAACTATCTGATAACTAGCTAAAACTGAATCAATTTGTTTTTCCAAAATACATTGAATAAATGTTGCAGCAGAAATTTTTCTTTCATTATGAATTTTTGTATTAGCATCCAATGCAAATAAGATATTATATTGACAAAGATGATCAACTTCATTAAATAGAAACTTAGGAGTTCGAAGAGGAACTTCCGTAAGTGTTTTTTCACTCTTATTGTGTCGCTCATATGATCTTCTAAAATTAGTCCAAACAGGTTCAATTACTTTTTTATCCCTGTCAAACAAAAAAATTTCATTATTAGGGCCTATTCTAATTGATTTAACTACTTTATCAATCTTGAATACTATTCCATCTAATCTTGTTTTTTTACTAGCACAACAGTTTTTGTATTTTTTCCCACTACCACAAGGACAAGGTTTATTTTTCTTTATTACATCCGACATTGTTTTCTCCTATTCAAATACCTATCTTTAACACCTGCAAATTCCTGATGAGCCCAGGTATCAGCATACACATGCATGGTTACGCCTAATCGTTCTAGCGAGTTTTCATCATTTCGATGATTGAGTGCCTCACCATATCTCTTGCTATATAACTATTGGGTTTACAAACTAATTTGTCCGCTAGTCTTAAAGTCGTTCCTTCTTCAAGCGTTAGTTCCCCATTTCCAGGTAAGAAATGAAAACTGGCCCACACTTGCTGATTATATTTCTGATCTTTAAATGTTTCTACATCCATAGCAAGATTTTCATTACAATGGGCGGATCGTATGCAATAATATTCTTCTTTTGATTCTGGATTAATGATTACACCATCAAAAGTTGCATCGTCCACATATAGCGCACATGTTGCAATTTTGCCGGCTTGTTCTTGTGTAAAACCGGCTAACCTAGCTAACACATACGTTCCCGCATAGTGAAAATCTTTTTGGAGGAAACACGAGGACAGGGAGTATGTTTCAAGCCTTTTTAAACTCTTACCGAAAATACTATCCCTGTCCCTATTATATCCGGCAATTACACATTTTGATTCCCTCATGTCTCGCAGATGGCAATATTGGCACTATTTCGCTATTTTTTATTTTCCGGCTGACTACAAAGCTCCTTCCAAATTAATACAAATTTTAACAGTAAGTATGTTTTGCTAACGCATGAATGGGATTGGTGGACTATCTTAGTTTTGACAATCGAATTTATAAATTATTACATGTTAGCCCTTAAAGCAGAATAATGAAGTGGCGTAAGAAATAAGGGATTATAGACACTTATATTTAAAATTTCATTAAGAGATGCTCGATAATTAACCTTTATGTTGGTAAAATAATTATTTAAATCTAATTGAATGTCGACAGCAGTTAAGCCCGGATTATTTCTAACTATTTCTGAAATTTCAAACTGTACAACTTCAAAGCAATACAAAAACATATTTCTATGGAATAATTTATCTTTAGTGATTAATTTCAAATTTTCTTCATCATAGCTGACTATTTCCTCGCAAATTAATCTTTCCTGTTCGAATGTTTTTGGATTAAGAGCAATTAGAAATGGACTTACTGTAAAATTATGAAAAGATAGCGGCATACTTGCATACATATGAATTTTATTATCATGAAACCCTTCTTCGAGAGTAAGATTTAGTGTAGCACCAGTAAGATATAGTATATTTACTCCTGTTTTATGAAATTTTGTATCAAGAATTTGTGCTGGTTGAGGAATGTCTCCAATTTCCACTAAATTGTTAATTCTACCGAAAAAGTAGAAAAAACTACATAAAATAAAACATGCTGGTACGATTGACAGCAAAATTAAGATGATTTCATGAAAAGTCCAAGTATTAATAAGAAAAATAATACCTATTAACCAAATTATACCTACATATAGTAACCCAAATCTACTTAATAAGGTAACATATTTTGTAAAGCTAGTCTTTTCATCAACAATGTCACAATACATGTTAAAATGACTTTGTACTTGCCTGGCTAACTCTTCGCAATCTAAATCTTTTGTAAAAGGTAAAGCCATAAGACCCCATAATAAATCTCTGCACTTTTGTAATTTTTGTTGGTTATTCATTCCAATAAAGATTGCAACAAGGCCAATTAGTGTTAGTATTCCTGACGTAAGGCCAAAGATTATTGTTAAAATATCGCTCGTATGAGTCAATTGAAAATATAGCATGCATTACCTCTCATTAATGTTTTAACAGATTATATATTCCCTCTAATTCTTTATCATTTTGTTGTGCGGAATGCTATGAATTTAGTCGTAGAGGTCAATAGATTCATCAAGAATTTCTCATCTGAATAAAGGATAACTTCAAAGGGGACCAAGCAGTGCGAAAATAGCCACATGAAAGTTCCACATCACGCCGTTCTCTAGCAAAGTAGCGTCAATAACTCACACATTTCCAGAACCAACTATTCAAATTACTTTAATCTTGGCATCTTTAAATCTATCTTTTTCCACCGGTACCCCCTAACATTGTTCCATCCACACTTTTCAATATAATCAATTGTTACTTTCTTTGTTTCTTCTCGATTTCTTGTTCTTATGATTTTAAGAATCTTTACTGGTTTATATTTCTTAGTCCATTCGCAGCCATTACCATTAAAATGTCTCTGTATCTCCCCATGAAGATTTACTGCAAAGTCAATAAAATATTTGCTTTCTTGAAGCAATAGAACAAAAACACCTTCATAGGTTCTATTATTCACTTCTTTTTTTATTTCTTCATATTTTATTTTCCGAAAAGCATAATTCCCACCACGTACATTTTGATAACCGTATCTTTCTATATAAATCTTGGTCAGTTCATGTTCAAACTCCTTATTAACATTGTTATAGACTTGATGAACAGCAATAGGAGCATTTTCTTTAGTCCATTCTGCTCCCTCACCAGCAAAATGACTCTTCATTCTATTACAGTAATGTTCAGTGTAACCCACGTAAAATTTGTCACCCACCAGCCGAAGGACATAAACATTTCCTTCCCCAGAAAAACCATATTTTTGATGCAAAGTTTCATTATTCAATATCAAATAGGTTATTGCAAATTCAAATTTCAAACGCAACAAGGTTTGAATAAATTTAAACATACCGCCAGAATATCCGCAAACAAAACATTTAAATATCCGTTTTTCAGGGTTTATTTTTAAATTTTCTTTATTATCATTATGAAATGGGCAACGGCCAACATATTCAGAGCCTTTCTTCCTCAAAGACACGTGCTTTGCTATCTCATCTTCAATTTTTACATTATTGTTTATAATAACCAATTCTTCTTTAGTAAATTTCATAATATAGCGCACCTCGAGAAAATTCTCTAAAGACAGACATGGGGAGGGTGGTACTGTCTCGCTTTATTTTTTAACAAATTGCTAGTCTTTGCCGCGCAGAATATTGGTTATTCGAACTTTTGGTGGCTTTGAATTAGTGTACAAGTAGGATTATTTTCTCTATCCGAATTGGTAAGTTGGTATTTCTGTCTTACTTTCTTACCGATCGTTTGATTTACTGTGTCTAACCCTTCTCGTTCTACAGCTCTTAAGTACTCCTTCATCAGAGTACGATCATTTTGAACAATAAGGAATATTTCATTGGTAATTCTTTTGTTCATAATACTAATTGCCCGCTCTGCAATTTCAGCTGACGATATTTCCGGCATATAAAATCTTCCTTTCTTCCACATGTCATTGTTGAAAACTTAAGCCTACCCTAAGTTTCTTATGAGCTTTCGGGGACAGCCATGTCCCAATGGTGTAGTTTGTCAGCATAGCCCAAATAGTCTCTAAAAAAGATGCAACGAAACTCTCAGTCTTCGTTCCTAGATTTTTCATAGACATCCCCTCTTTTCCCAACGCCCAAAACCCAATAAACCGCAAAAAACTAAGGCTAATCACTACAAGCGTGACTATGAGGAGACTACACACATTCTGGTTGGCAGCCAGCGGGGGAGTTACCCCCGAAAACCCACAATAGCAACCCGTCATTCGAGCAATATTTCATTCTTTGAAATTCATTAAGTACTATCTTAGATTCTAAATAAGGAAACTCCTGCTAAATTTTGTATTAATTTGACAAAGTTGAATGTTTTATGGCAACAAGTCTTCATAGGGTTATTGCCAACATTCCGATCTTGTTTCGTCAGTCTGACAATCTATATAAAACAGTTAAGCATTTCCATACTCGATTCCATTTCTTATAACTTCCCGTTCGCAGATAACGTGGAGTGTCGCAAAACGCTTATTTATTTTTCTTTTAGCCAATAGTGTGGCTAGGAAATCCTCTGTTGGCAGTTGGTTTTCACAAATGGTACAGTAAAGTTACAATATAATTCATTATAAAAATATACTTATATTCTAAAACCCGTATAAATCGGTTATAATGAACATAGATTAAAACAGCAAAGCGCCCTGCCGTCAACAGAGCGCTTTGCCTTAGGAATATGGAGGCTACTTGGTGGCTTCGTGGATGATTTGATAGATCAACCATAAAGCACCACTTGAAACGGTTAGCGTGAACCACTTCGTTTTCAAGTGCATAGCATCACCTCCTTATTCAGTTTGGGACGAGCTCATAACTCGTCCCTTACACATTATAGGATAAAGATTGGAAAAACCGTCCTTAATAGGACGGTTTTTTCATGCCTCAAAGGAGGGGGAATTGGGGCCATTTATACCTGCTCTGTATACAAAACTTATGCCTGTTCTTCTTAGTCAAATCTATGATAGAGGCGAGGGAAATCGAGCCCCTGTTTGTTCACATACTTCAACACAAAGAGCATTTTCCCAAAGGCAACGCCCTGGTGAAAATGCTCTCTGATCACTTCGCAAAACATACTATTGCAGATCGGCTACATTGCTTTTCCCGCTTCATAAGCTTTTGATAAAAGCTCTTTATTACCAGCCGCGGTGTTGGGGTCTCCGCCGCCCATTAGTAAAATGGTATCAACTACGTGTAAGCCAAACATCTTAAACAAGTCTTCATTGATTTGAAAGGATGATTGAAAAGCCTGTGCGTCTGGATTTCCCTGAGAATATACCATGACCAGGCTTTTAGTCGCATACCGAGGTTTATAGTTTTCATCAAACAAGCCGCATAGTCTGTCCCATAACAGCTTCATTTGAGCTGTAGCCTGCCAAAGGTATACGGGCGAGCCGAAAACCACAACATCGGCATCGATAATATGTTTAAACATGTTCTGAAAATCGTCTTGCATGAAACATTGTCCAGTCTTGCGACAGACAAAACAGCCTTGACAGGGTTTGATGTTCATATCATAAAGATCAAAAACCGCTGTTTCGGCCCCGGCATCTTGTGCTCCCCGAATAACCTCTTTAATAAGAGTGGCCGTGTTACCGTTTTTTCTTGGACTCCCCATAAAAGCGACTACTTTTTTCATGCTGTAATTTCCTCCATTGAAATATTTTTTTGTCCTGCATTGCTTTTGACACTTCCTTTGTCAGTGCCAACGTATTTCCTGTCTTATGTGACCTTCCATTTACAACGACGATTTTTTCATAAATTCCATATCTCCAATCTTAATTAGTATTGTATTTATAGTATCATCCAGTTTATCATGGTAATAGATATACATTTATACTAGTACTATTAATGCTATGATAAAGGCGGGTAAGAGCTTATGGATAATGAAAAGCAGCGATATAGAGAATTAGGTGATTTTTTAAAGTCTCGTCGGGCAAAAATTTTGCCTTCCCAGGTTGGTCTGCCTGAAGGAATACGTCGCCGAACTCCCGGTCTTAGAAGAGAGGAAGTGGCTTTACTTTCCGGAATCGGTTTAACCTGGTATACATGGATGGAACAGGGCCGTCCTATCCAAATATCCTCACAAATACTTGAAAGCTTAGCCCGAACCTTGATGCTTGACAGGCATGAAACCAAACATCTTTACACTCTGGCTCAGCACACACCACCGGTTGGTTTCCCTATTTGCAATGCTCCTGTTAATCCCATGTTGCAGCACGTGCTGGACAACTTAGCATTTTCTCCGGCAACCATTCTTGATGTCCGCTTTAATATTATTTCGTGGAACCGAGCCACTGCAAAACTTTTGTTCGATTACGGTAAAATTAATGCTTGTAAACGTAATCTGCTGCGAATCATGTTTACAAATGAAGAATATAAAAAGACAATGGCTGATTGGGAGTCCGCAGCGCAAGCGATGCTTGCTTGCTTTCGTACAGCTTATGCAAACTTCGTCGGAAACCCATGGATTGAGGATTTTATCAATGAACTCAGGAGCGAAAGCAAAGAATTCGATTCCTGGTGGTCCATGCACGACATCCAAAAAGAGGAGGGAGTATTAAAAATTATTAACCATCCGGTTTTAGGACAGTTGAAATTTGAGTTTACCAGTTATGCGGTTTTATCAGATGCTAATTTAAAACTGTCTGTACTCACCGCTATTCCGGGGTCAGCTACCGAGGAAAAGATAAAACGATTTCTATCGCGTTAAGCCCATTTCCCTGCATCCGCAGGAAGGCCAAAACATCACCAACAAATAGGAACTATAGGAAAGATGAGGATCGGTAACCTTGGCCCAAGTTAGTCTAACTTTTTCAAACTCATAAGTTATCGAGGAAAACGCCTATACCGTCTTTCTGTATTTGAGGCTGTATTTATCGCTTCAAGTTCCACATCCCCGAATGTAATCCAGGCCAATTCCGCCTTTGTAAGCTTATCGATGAATACTATTATCTTTATTGATTAGACTTCATACTACTGTCGTATAACGGGATGCTCCCTAGTGCGATAACAGCAAAAATTAATAACACAATTTGTCCGCTGAGTACTTGTAGCAAAGCTCCTCCAAGGACCGGCCCAATAGCCTTTCCCAAGGATTGGAATCCTAAAGAGCCAAAATATGCGCCTCGCAGATTCTCCGGTGCTATATCATCAATAAAAATTCCACCTATTGAAAAAACAAAAATTTCCCCTAAAGTAAAAATAATCTGACTTATTATATATGAAATATAGCTCAATCCGGAAAAGCCCATTCCTATAAGCCCGCCCGCAATGAAAAAACTACCTATCTTCATTAGCCATAACGGATTTTTTCTTTTTAAGCAATAACTTGTAATTGGTATCTGCAATGATACTACTGTAATTGCATTGGTAGCTAAGATCATTGTAAAAACCCCTGTTCCTCCAAAACGCTGCATAAGTATCTGCCCCAATGTTGATTCTTGCTGAACATACGCTAAATAAGAAATAATTCCACCTACTATGTAAAGTCTTAATGATTTATCATAAAATAACGTTTTTGCAGCCATACTTATTGATATCCTATCAGCCTTTGTTGCTTGCTTGTCCCAGTGATTCTTTGACTTTGAAGCTATTAGCAGCAATAAAGCTAGATAAGCCCAACACATAACCCCTGTAAAATAAAAACTATCTACAGTTCCAGAAAAGCCTATCCATGCACCTAAAATCGGTCCTAATGCACTCCCTATATTAGCTACGGTATATCGCAAATTAAATGCGATAACTTTTTGCTCATAGGTTACAACATCTGCTAACATGGCTTGAGTTAGAGTATCAGACCATATACGAAACAATCCGGCAAATAAATTCAAAGTACAAAACATCCCTGCCACTACCGCTTTCGAAGTATCAACAGAAGCTGCTATTCCAAATCCACCAAAAATTAAACCATAACATAGCAGTGAAATTCCAAGTGTTTTTTTCCTTCCATATTTATCAGATAAGTAACCGCCTAAAAATCCACCCAATGTATATGATAAATAAGAAGTTCCTACGATCATACCGGTAATAGAAAGCGATATTCCTACTTTATAATGTAGAAATATCGCAAGAAAGGGTACCGTCATTGATGTTCCAATTCTTAAAAAAAGTACTCCTATAATAATAATCCATATTAATAGATTAAATTTGTAAGTTTTCCAATTCATAACCAGCCTCCTTAAACTATCTTAGATTCCAGACAAGGAAACTCCTGCTAATTTTTGTAATGAATTTCACAAAGATACTCACTTTATAATACCTCGTTTTATAGGAACAACGCTTATTCAATTGAATTAGTCTTTCTTTTACTCTTTTAGCTCAGCTTTCATTTAAACGGTGCTTCCTATTAACCCGGGTATAAAAAAACCGGCCTTGTCATGAAATGATGATTGGCCGGTTTACTTTGCTATCAAGATTCACACAGGGACGCAAGGGACAGCTCGCTGTCTCAGAAAGCGTATCTGTCCCTGTGGTTACGTTTTCATTAATTATTTATTGGTAGCTCAGCCAGTTTTTCAGCAAGTTCCTTATACCAGGACAAAGTTAATGCATTTGCACCAATACCGCAGGCATCCATATGATCAATCGAATCTAGCAAGGGCATGGAATTCCACTTGCCTATTTTGGGTATCCCATTATAATTAACAATTTTATCGGAAGACCATATTTTCGGACCACTCTGAGAGATGGTGTTGACCACGCCGTCATTGGGTTTCCAACTATCATCAATAATAACCCGCCCTTGTTCATTACGCGTATAACTTCCGATGAATGTGCCAAATGGATATAACAACGGAGTCATATAAATTACATGGGGAAGCTCGTTACTCGTCAAAATACTGGGAACAGTTGCACAGGCAGAATAAGAAAAATAGTATACATCA
This portion of the Propionispora hippei DSM 15287 genome encodes:
- a CDS encoding MFS transporter translates to MNWKTYKFNLLIWIIIIGVLFLRIGTSMTVPFLAIFLHYKVGISLSITGMIVGTSYLSYTLGGFLGGYLSDKYGRKKTLGISLLCYGLIFGGFGIAASVDTSKAVVAGMFCTLNLFAGLFRIWSDTLTQAMLADVVTYEQKVIAFNLRYTVANIGSALGPILGAWIGFSGTVDSFYFTGVMCWAYLALLLLIASKSKNHWDKQATKADRISISMAAKTLFYDKSLRLYIVGGIISYLAYVQQESTLGQILMQRFGGTGVFTMILATNAITVVSLQIPITSYCLKRKNPLWLMKIGSFFIAGGLIGMGFSGLSYISYIISQIIFTLGEIFVFSIGGIFIDDIAPENLRGAYFGSLGFQSLGKAIGPVLGGALLQVLSGQIVLLIFAVIALGSIPLYDSSMKSNQ
- a CDS encoding helix-turn-helix transcriptional regulator → MDNEKQRYRELGDFLKSRRAKILPSQVGLPEGIRRRTPGLRREEVALLSGIGLTWYTWMEQGRPIQISSQILESLARTLMLDRHETKHLYTLAQHTPPVGFPICNAPVNPMLQHVLDNLAFSPATILDVRFNIISWNRATAKLLFDYGKINACKRNLLRIMFTNEEYKKTMADWESAAQAMLACFRTAYANFVGNPWIEDFINELRSESKEFDSWWSMHDIQKEEGVLKIINHPVLGQLKFEFTSYAVLSDANLKLSVLTAIPGSATEEKIKRFLSR
- a CDS encoding CHC2 zinc finger domain-containing protein, with amino-acid sequence MKFTKEELVIINNNVKIEDEIAKHVSLRKKGSEYVGRCPFHNDNKENLKINPEKRIFKCFVCGYSGGMFKFIQTLLRLKFEFAITYLILNNETLHQKYGFSGEGNVYVLRLVGDKFYVGYTEHYCNRMKSHFAGEGAEWTKENAPIAVHQVYNNVNKEFEHELTKIYIERYGYQNVRGGNYAFRKIKYEEIKKEVNNRTYEGVFVLLLQESKYFIDFAVNLHGEIQRHFNGNGCEWTKKYKPVKILKIIRTRNREETKKVTIDYIEKCGWNNVRGYRWKKIDLKMPRLK
- a CDS encoding YecA family protein; translation: MSDVIKKNKPCPCGSGKKYKNCCASKKTRLDGIVFKIDKVVKSIRIGPNNEIFLFDRDKKVIEPVWTNFRRSYERHNKSEKTLTEVPLRTPKFLFNEVDHLCQYNILFALDANTKIHNERKISAATFIQCILEKQIDSVLASYQIVHQHYWLDLEENAEKIALCDLVHNINIREGNKVLVGIVTDCDYGNLSKLNAGEIPILGDIYLPANIKLIYASSDTGKEALSNQLVSECDKESNIIIADIINNFSHYELSQTVDMSE
- a CDS encoding flavodoxin family protein; protein product: MKKVVAFMGSPRKNGNTATLIKEVIRGAQDAGAETAVFDLYDMNIKPCQGCFVCRKTGQCFMQDDFQNMFKHIIDADVVVFGSPVYLWQATAQMKLLWDRLCGLFDENYKPRYATKSLVMVYSQGNPDAQAFQSSFQINEDLFKMFGLHVVDTILLMGGGDPNTAAGNKELLSKAYEAGKAM